Proteins found in one Neurospora crassa OR74A linkage group II, whole genome shotgun sequence genomic segment:
- a CDS encoding EF hand domain-containing protein: MMASDPDAGVPNLNLSPEEKRVYGQLFRAADTDSVGVITGEVAVKFFERTKLDSRVLGEIWQIADKENRGFLTPAGFGVVLRLIGHAQAGREPSPELALSQGPIPRFDGFTPTPAPVPVPGPAQSPAVPAAMVSPQATGSGPIRIPPLTPEKVAQYSALFERQPLLQGNMLPGEQAKQIFEKSGLSNEILGRIWMLADTEQRGALVLTEFVIAMHLLTSMKTGALRGLPTILPAALYEAATRRGPVGGINPPPGRSPTTATPPLPPAARHLTGPAQLTQTRTGSPLGRPPLPAQPTGDWLITPADKARFDLLYEELDKQKKGFITGEEAVPFFSQSNLNEDVLAQIWDLADINSAGRLTRDEFAVAMYLIREQRTKPGQVPLPTTLPPNLIPPSMRAPQGRPQTAAGGFQPPRPQPPAPKPSALDDLFGLDEPQPPAPGPAPVQVPIATGGSVDPFGNSASPIAPSSPIRPVATGSNFKPFVPSSSFGRGLTTHVTGGSTGSAPAGGVRTSPMPPTVEDDLLGDADPEVNNKLSNETTELANLSNQIGSLTKQVQDVQTQRTNTQNELSQASQQKKNFEQRLTQLRALYEKEAQDVRALETQLSTAKAETKKLQTEFAMIEASYLELQNQHRTVVAGLQADQQENASLKEKIRTVNGEIAQLKPLVEKLKSEARQQKGMVAINKKQLSTVEGEKGKLQNEVEDLNKEKEELARQVDLARQASPVQPVASPALSTGSGNNPFFRRTGSADIGAAFASRSMSGQSFDDVFGPSLNVPVQSPTPPPAAASPVPQVQAFKAQNTGTSTGSFGSGSFATPGSTSPTLSRQPTITAESTAAPGGAFSPFGEPSGSGSRAPSRHGSRDQAPAAAAAAAAALPIEPVRTGQSATSNRPMSPASITSQSKPAAVPVEADPFAVNTDAKAKEDFESAFASFKNTQAKPAAAAETAKAGGFNKVDSEFPPISELERDDESDSDSEAGEDKGGFGFDDDFAPASPVKPPVGAEAGQAETVTAPAAAEPVASETPSFTTAPVTSTDSPAALEVSNTENRSTSAAATSNTNLDDIWGTGSPAPATAQPPAAAQPPAAASQASSKGAFDDLDDEFADLEDAKEGSSADDVEDFANISRSGFGDDGFGSGSQFGSPPPSQPKSDFDFVPSHQATQSQGSFAAPKADAHDWDAIFAGLDDGSQAQQGGQSPFESLETPRPGSSANPQAQTGGEQKEGGDKEQKKEGAEERPVPGRALTESGEHDDPIVKNLTSMGYSRQDAVKALEKYDYNLERAANYLASQS, translated from the exons ATGATGGCTTCTGATCCCGATGCTG GCGTCCCCAACCTGAACCTCTCCCCCGAGGAGAAGCGAGTCTACGGCCAACTCTTCCGCGCCGCCGATACCGATAGCGTTGGCGTCATCACCGGCGAGGTGGCTGTCAAGTTCTTTGAAAGGACAAAGTTGGATTCCCGCGTTTTGGGCGAG ATATGGCAAATCGCCGACAAGGAAAACAGGGGCTTCCTCACCCCAGCAGGCTTCGGCGTCGTCTTGCGGCTTATCGGGCACGCGCAAGCCGGTCGCGAACCTTCCCCCGAGCTCGCCCTGTCGCAGGGTCCCATTCCGAGATTTGACGGCTTCACCCCGACTCCCGCCCCCGTTCCCGTCCCCGGTCCGGCCCAGTCGCCGGCCGTGCCTGCTGCTATGGTTTCCCCGCAGGCCACCGGCTCCGGCCCCATCCGGATCCCGCCCCTGACCCCCGAGAAGGTCGCCCAGTACTCGGCCCTGTTCGAGAGACAGCCGCTGCTGCAGGGAAACATGCTCCCTGGCGAGCAAGCGAAGCAGATCTTTGAGAAGTCGGGGCTGTCTAATGAGATTCTGGGAAGAATTTGGATGCTGGCCGATACAGAGCAGCGTGGTGCGCTGGTGTTGACCGAGTTCGTCATTGCCATGCACTTGCTTACTTCGATGAAGACGGGTGCTTTGCGCGGTTTGCCCACCATCCTTCCTGCCGCGCTGTACGAAGCCGCCACGAGACGTGGCCCCGTTGGCGGTATTAATCCTCCTCCCGGCCGATCCCCGACGACCGCTACTCCGCCCCTTCCGCCCGCTGCTAGACACCTTACCGGCCCGGCGCAACTTACCCAGACGAGAACCGGCAGCCCATTAGGACGTCCGCCACTTCCCGCGCAACCGACTGGGGACTGGTTGATTACCCCGGCGGACAAGGCGCGGTTCGACCTGCTGTATGAGGAGCTGGACAAGCAGAAGAAAGGCTTCATTACCGGCGAGGAGGCCGTGCCCTTCTTCAGCCAGTCCAACCTCAACGAGGATGTGCTTGCTCAGATTTGGGACTTGGCGGACATCAACTCGGCTGGTCGTCTCACCCGGGACGAGTTTGCCGTTGCCATGTACTTGATCAGAGAGCAAAGAACCAAGCCCGGTCAGGTCCCTCTGCCTACTACTCTGCCCCCCAACTTGATTCCTCCTAGCATGCGCGCCCCGCAGGGCAGACCTCagactgctgctggtggctTCCAGCCCCCTCGCCCGCAGCCACCTGCGCCGAAGCCTTCGGCCTTGGACGACTTGTTTGGGTTGGACGAGCCTCAGCCTCCTGCTCCCGGTCCGGCGCCGGTCCAGGTACCTATTGCTACGGGTGGATCGGTCGATCCGTTTGGTAACAGTGCTAGTCCCATTGCGCCGTCTTCCCCTATCCGCCCAGTTGCGACGGGCTCCAACTTTAAGCCGTTTGTTCCTTCGTCGTCTTTTGGTCGCGGCTTGACTACGCATGTTACCGGAGGCTCGACTGGCTCGGCACCGGCGGGTGGTGTTAGAACTTCTCCGATGCCGCCAACAGTTGAGGATGATTTGCTAGGTGACGCCGACCCCGAAGTGAACAACAAGCTCTCCAACGAGACTACCGAGCTCGCCAACCTTTCTAACCAGATCGGCTCGCTCACCAAGCAGGTTCAGGATGTCCAGACTCAGCGAACCAACACACAGAACGAGTTGAGCCAAGCCAGTCAGCAAAAGAAGAACTTTGAACAACGCCTTACCCAGCTGCGCGCCCTGTACGAGAAGGAAGCCCAGGACGTCCGCGCTCTCGAGACGCAGCTCAGTACCGCCAAGGCGGAGACTAAGAAACTCCAGACCGAGTTCGCCATGATCGAAGCCAGTTATCTCGAGCTGCAGAACCAGCACCGCACGGTTGTTGCTGGCTTGCAAGCCGACCAGCAGGAGAACGCCTCGTTGAAGGAAAAGATTCGTACGGTCAACGGCGAGATTGCCCAGCTTAAGCCGCTGGTTGAGAAGTTGAAGAGCGAGGCCAGGCAGCAGAAGGGGATGGTGGCCATCAACAAGAAGCAGTTGAGCACGGTGGAGGGCGAAAAGGGCAAGCTACAGAACGAGGTTGAAGACCTtaacaaggagaaggaggagctggcTAGACAGGTGGACTTGGCGAGACAAGCTAGCCCGGTGCAGCCGGTTGCTAGTCCCGCTCTTTCCACTGGAAGTGGTAACAACCCCTTCTTCAGGAGAACGGGAAGTGCTGACATCGGCGCTGCGTTTGCCTCGAGGTCCATGAGCGGACAGAGTTTCGATGATGTGTTCGGTCCCTCGTTGAACGTCCCTGTTCAGAGCCCGACGCCacctcctgctgctgcttctcctgTTCCCCAGGTTCAGGCGTTCAAGGCGCAGAACACCGGCACGTCGACCGGTAGTTTCGGTTCGGGGTCGTTCGCCACGCCGGGAAGCACTTCGCCTACGCTGTCTAGGCAGCCTACTATCACCGCTGAAAGCACTGCTGCTCCTGGTGGTGCCTTCTCGCCCTTCGGTGAGCCCAGCGGTTCTGGTTCTCGCGCTCCTTCTCGCCATGGCTCGCGGGATCaagctcctgctgctgctgctgctgctgctgctgctctccCCATCGAGCCCGTCCGAACCGGCCAGTCTGCTACTTCCAACCGTCCCATGTCGCCCGCATCCATTACTAGCCAGTCTAAGCCCGCCGCCGTCCCTGTCGAGGCCGACCCTTTCGCCGTGAACACGGATGCCAAGGCGAAGGAGGACTTTGAGAGTGCTTTCGCTAGCTTCAAGAACACGCAGGCTAagcccgctgctgctgcggagACTGCAAAGGCTGGTGGATTCAACAAGGTTGACTCGGAGTTCCCGCCTATTTCGGAGTTGGAGAGGGACGATGAGAGTGATTCGGACAGCGAGGCGGGTGAGGACAAGGGTGGGTTTGGATTTGATGATGATTTCGCGCCTGCTAGTCCTGTCAAGCCTCCCGTGGGTGCTGAGGCCGGCCAAGCCGAAACAGTGACTGCgccagctgctgctgagccAGTTGCCAG CGAGACACCTTCATTCACTACTGCCCCTGTCACATCTACAGATTCTCCAGCTGCCCTAGAGGTATCTAACACCGAAAACCGCAGCACTAGCGCCGCCGCTACTAGCAACACCAACCTCGACGACATCTGGGGCACTGGttctcccgctcccgccaCTGCTCAACCCCCCGCTGCTGCCCAACCCCCTGCTGCCGCCTCTCAAGCCTCCTCCAAGGGTGCCTTTGACGATCTAGATGACGAATTCGCCGACCTTGAAGACGCCAAGGAAGGCAGCTCCGCCGACGACGTAGAAGACTTTGCCAACATTTCCCGCTCCGGATTTGGCGATGACGGTTTTGGCAGCGGTAGTCAGTTTGGCTCTCCCCCGCCCAGCCAGCCCAAGAGTGATTTCGATTTTGTCCCTTCCCACCAGGCGACCCAGTCGCAGGGATCGTTCGCTGCGCCAAAGGCGGATGCCCATGATTGGGACGCCATTTTTGCGGGTCTGGATGACGGAAGCCAGGCTCAGCAGGGTGGACAAAGCCCGTTTGAGAGCTTGGAGACGCCCAGACCGGGATCGTCTGCTAACCCCCAAGCCCAAACTGGTGGGGAGCAAAAGGAGGGTGGTGACAAGgagcaaaagaaggagggtgcTGAGGAGAGGCCAGTACCTGGCAGAGCGTTGACGGAGTCAGGCGAACACGATGATCCGATTGTGAAGAATCTGACGAGTATGGGCTACTCGAGACAGGATGCCGTGAAGGCGTTGGAGAAGTATGATTATAACTTGGAGAGG GCCGCCAACTACCTTGCTAGCCAGTCCTAA